A genome region from Spirochaetota bacterium includes the following:
- the mdh gene encoding malate dehydrogenase encodes MKKVSVIGAGNVGATAAYYIAEKNIADIVMVDVDGGMAGRKARDFMHSAALRNYGGSITGTSDYAETAGSDAVVVTAGVPRKPGMDRMDLLKINASIVQQVSQEIARHCPGAVVVVVTNPLDIMAGLVLRETGFAIRKVVGMAGALDSTRFRYFIAEKLNVWPGDVTAMVLGGHGDEMVPLKGYTSVGGIPLPQLLDDDAIEEMVKRTRNGGAEIVKYLKTGSAFYAPGASAASMVEAVLKDQKRIMAASAFLRGEYGYRSIFLGVPVLLGKNGVEKVIELELHADEKKALDASADAVREGLEMLDSFYTPGGAIK; translated from the coding sequence ATGAAAAAGGTCAGCGTGATTGGCGCGGGGAACGTGGGCGCGACGGCGGCGTATTATATCGCCGAAAAGAACATCGCGGACATCGTCATGGTGGACGTGGACGGCGGGATGGCGGGGCGCAAGGCGCGCGATTTCATGCACTCTGCGGCGCTCAGGAACTACGGCGGGAGCATCACCGGCACGTCCGATTATGCGGAGACCGCGGGATCGGACGCGGTGGTCGTGACGGCCGGGGTGCCGCGCAAGCCCGGCATGGACCGCATGGACCTCCTGAAGATAAACGCGTCCATCGTGCAGCAGGTCTCGCAGGAGATCGCCCGGCACTGTCCGGGCGCGGTGGTCGTCGTGGTCACGAACCCGCTCGACATCATGGCGGGGCTCGTCCTCAGGGAGACCGGCTTCGCGATCAGGAAGGTCGTGGGAATGGCCGGGGCGCTCGACTCCACGCGCTTCCGCTACTTCATTGCGGAAAAATTGAACGTGTGGCCCGGCGATGTGACAGCGATGGTGCTGGGCGGTCACGGCGACGAGATGGTGCCCCTCAAGGGCTACACCTCGGTCGGGGGCATTCCGCTCCCCCAGCTCTTGGACGACGACGCAATCGAAGAGATGGTGAAGAGGACGCGCAACGGCGGCGCGGAGATCGTGAAATACTTGAAGACGGGAAGCGCCTTCTATGCCCCGGGCGCGAGCGCGGCGTCCATGGTGGAGGCGGTGCTCAAGGACCAGAAACGGATCATGGCGGCGAGCGCCTTCCTGCGTGGGGAATACGGGTACCGCTCCATCTTCCTGGGGGTGCCCGTGCTGCTCGGGAAAAACGGCGTGGAAAAGGTGATCGAGCTCGAGCTTCACGCCGACGAAAAAAAGGCGCTGGACGCATCGGCGGACGCGGTGAGGGAAGGGCTTGAGATGCTGGACAGCTTCTATACGCCGGGAGGTGCGATCAAATGA